DNA sequence from the Lysinibacillus sp. OF-1 genome:
ATATGGATTCGCGCACTCTCTATAGGAAGTGTCACGAATCCTTTTATGATTGGTCACACCATATAGTTCTTCATTTTTTGCTCAAATACCGTCTCGTAGTAGTATTTACGAGGATAGCTTTGTTCCTGCAGTACCTGATAGAGAATAGATTGACCTTCCTCGTAGCGAATGCCCTCATCACAATTGTCAAATAGTTTCCGAGATAACTGTCTTACTAGACAAACATCCTTCGCTGCCACCCTCCAGCCAAATCGAATTAAATCCTGCTGATCTAGTGGATCACGATAAGTATCAAGTACAATACAGGCATGCGGCAGATGCTTATTAGCAAATACTAAAACATGCCCTGTATGAATGGACTGATCAAAAAAACGTTCGTAAATTTCTTTTATTGGCACTTGGATATTAAGCACATCCATAATGGCTTGCAACGTTGGCTGAGGAATATAATGATCATTTTCCTCATCTGGATAGTCAAGCAATTCCATGATGGAAGCCATTATCCAAAAATCATAGGTCACTTCCAATGACCTCCCTTTTTTATTGCTGCAAACAGCTGATTTCTTGTTCAATCCTTTGTATAAGATAGGCTAGATTCGACTGCCATTCTAGCCAACTCTCGGACTCTCTCCATAGTTCTGTCATTTCTCTCCCTCCATGCTGATCAGGCTTTTCATCTTGAATGTCCTTTAGATACTGTAAAATAAATGTCAAAGAGTCTTCATTTGCTGTCCAGTGCACTTGTACATTCTTACTTTCGTAACCATAGATTTGACCTGTATCAAGATATTGGCAATAAAGCTCTGCCAGTGCCATAGCGCTAATATCGTAGAAAAAATCGATATCCTCAAAGTTGTCTCCAAAAAAGCCTTTATTTTTCATCATCTGGACAATGCTCCACAAGGTAATCTGACTCGATTCTTTGTGATGCTTCATAAAATCTTGTAAAAAGCCCACTACATCCAAACCTTCGTCACTTTCCAATGCTTTGTATCCCCATGCACCCATTTCCCTACACTTCTCCCTTCATCTATCTAATTAAAGCTTTTCGCAACCATTTGTATTTAAAATTAGCACACCATCAGCGCACATTACTAGGGGGCGTCTCCCAATGAACATGTCAACAGCAAACGATCAAATTAGAAGCATGCTAGAGCTCGTTCCATATGGTTGCGCTATCAGGATTGTCTAACAGAATATTGTCTTATGAGTTGGCGTAGCTAGTCCAAATTTACAGATAGGAGCCAAAGTAAAACTGCATCTTATCTTGCGAATAGCCATCTTGTCCTCTCCAGGTAGCCATTGACATAAAATCCGTTCCACGTCCACGCTCCTTGCGATAATCATCCTGTGATACTAGTAAACCAGCATAGCCCCAGATTTCCATCACAGCATCTCGTTCATATTGATTGGACTTAAATACATCCTTCCAGCGCTTCTCAAGCTGTCTAGCTGCATCCGTCTCATTACAGGATTCTATTGCCGCTATCATCTGTTTTACTATCATTATATCTTCCTCACACACCGTAAACGTCTCTTGTTCTTTCACTAAACATTCTAAATCTAGCAAACAATATAAGAGCCAATTGAGACGAACACCTCCCCACTTCATTCGTTCAAAATTAAGCACATTTAAATCTTCATTTACATATTCTTCATTTGACATGATTTTCTGCTCATTACAGTACCCACAGCCACTATAGGATACTAATGTAACAGGTCGCTCATGATACGTGTGGATTAGTAGGTCATGGGTAAGAGCCCAGCTGGATAAGGCACTGCGCAAATATACTTTACGCGTCGATAAGCTATGCAAAAATGCTGTCACCACAAGCTCCTTTGTTACACCTTCTTCATGAAGATGTCGTAACCTCTGTACACATTCATCATGAGTAATGGTTAATCGGTCAAACATCAAGCCCTTACTTTTGGCATACTGAAAATCTTCTTCTGTATAAGTATATCCGCCTGACCGCCATCTACCTGATTGCCAATAGGTTTGCATTAAAATTTTTTTTGCTTTCTGATCCATTGCACATTCCTCACTATCTATCACAGAATTTCAACTTTTCCTGTAGTATTTCTGCCATCTCTTTCCATGGTCGTTTCCAATAGGAGCTCGCTAGTTCTTCTTCTGTTTGTTCTAGCCAATACTCGCCTTCCATCAGTTCAAACATGTCCATCATGGTTATAGGTGCACATACTGGATTGGCTAACGCTGCAAGCATGGGCTCTGGTCCATCATCCCAATTATAGCCATTCACAATGGCATGCAAAATGACAGCTGATGACACCTTACTTATTTCATGGCACATTGTATCAAGGGATTCCTCATATAAAATGGACTCCACTTGCAGCTGTTCTGCTGCCTGCAAGGTCAGTCGAATGGCTCCAGGCGTATCCAGCAATAAATCCGCAATCCCTCTATGGTCTCTTGCTGCATACCAAGCTGTAGCGGTAATCCCCTCAGGCGCCTGTAAATCTACACCCTCAGCAAGTAGTAATGAAAGTACCTCTGCTTGCTTAAATTTTACAGCCTTTTTAAGCGCCGTATCACCTAGCTTATCTCGTACCTCTAAATCAATATTTTGTGCCAATAGCAGCTTGATTGCTTCAAGTGGCATTCGATTTGTTAGGAAAAGCATTAACGGCGTTCTCCCACGTACATCCCGCTCATTGACATCCAGCTTGCTTACCGCCTCTCGCACGCGCTCAATATCCTTAGTTTTACACACCTTCGCCCATTCCATTTAACTGCCCTCCTTTCATAAATCCATCCATTGCAATAATTTCTGCAGCTCATTTTTCATCGGTGCTTCTTCTTGCTTTAGACGTTGTGCGATCTTCTTGGAACTACCAAATATTCGATATAAAACAAATGCACGCTGGTAGTCTTCTTTTTTCTCCAGTTCTTGCACAAGTGCCGTAAGTAAGTCTAATCCCTTGATGTCCATGCCCTTTAATGGCTTAGCCGATTCACTCCCACCTAATAGAATAGCTACGAACACAGGCATCCCCTCCACTGATAGGCCGTGTACCTCCTGAAAAGCCTCCGCATAAGCATCCTGTACAGATTGATGCTCTGTATCCACTAGTGCCATATAATGTTCAACGAGCGGGAAATAAGCCTTACTATAAAGACCTAAGCCAAAGACCCCATAGGTGCCAGGCATCGCTGATTTTTCGCTCGGCTCGACATCTTGATACCATGCAAATTCCTCCATAGCAATCTGTGCATAATTCGCTACTAACGGAAAAAGGCTAGGATATTCAAGGCAATTGGCAAAAAACTGATGGAGCTTTGACTTGGCTAACTTTTTAACAGGAAGGTAATTTTTCACTTTACTCTTGAAGGTTAGCTTATAGCCCTTTGGAAAACCTTCCTGCAACAGTTGAATGATATAATGAAGCGCTTCACGATAAGCCGCTTCCTCTTCAACTATTACTCGTATATCAATTGTTTGTAAAACATCATTTGCTTGCCCTTGGAACATCTCACGCTTCCGCATACTTTCAAAACGACCGCTTCCTTTTTGCAAATAATCAACAGCTTGCTGTGAGCCCAGCTGTTTGGCAAGCTCAAGATACTCTAAACGGGTAGCTGGCTCTTTTTGACCAATTTTCAATGCTACATAAAGAAAGAAATTTAGCTTTTCCTGCTCCAGTTGCTGTACCATATCCTCAGTTTTCAGCACCCACTCTTGGATATAATCCCCTGTTTGTTCAAAATAGTACGGTAAAAATTGTTTCTCTGCCCAGTGCTTAAACGCCATTGTATAATAATAAACCCATTGGTCTAGACGCTCTTTATTGGCACGATGTTTTACTTCTAGTTGACAAATAAGTGGTTCGATTTCACTGGCTGACTGATGAAAAAAATGCGGATTGACTAAATACTGTGCAAAGAAAAATTCATCATGATCACTTGGTCGTATAGGTAGCTCAGCCATTACCTTTGTTTCAATAAATGTGGCCAGCTGCTCTTTCACTAACGCTAGCTTATGATCATGGAGAAGCTTTTTCTGATAGCTAAGCATCGTCCCGTCATGCTCAAATTCAAGGACTACTTGAAAATGGTAATCAAAAAATCGGAAACCATATTGCTCGGATTGAAACAACGTCTCCATTTTTGTACAGAGAGCCGAAAAAAGCTCCTCTATCTGATTTACTTTGGTAAACTCCTGTATGTATGGACCTGCTTCTACCCTATAGGCACTATCACTCCAACTAAATGGCTCATAGACATCAATAAAGATATTGCCATTAGGACTTTTCCCTTTTTTCCAGGCAACTTTTAAATAATGAAAGACACCTGCTTGTAATTTACTTTGTTCTTTTAAGTCCATTATCCGTTTACTTTCTTGTTGATAAACAGCTGTGAGTTGTTCCCACACAGCTGCTAGAAAATGTTCTACACACTGTTGCAATGTCTCACCCTCCCTTTCTACTTTTAGAGAAAAATCTCCCGCTAAAAAGCCTTAGCGAGAGATCAATCTTATCCGATTGTTTTCACAACCGCTCCTTCTTGATTTTTAATATGTGTTTTCAAAATTTGAAAGCTTACACCTGCTAAAGAAGACACAGTGAATTGGCTTTCTTGTGGCACTAGCTTTTGACTTAATTCTTCTACCGCTGCCCTGTTCAATGAAATGGTAATTTCCTGTCCATCCTCACGATAGCCAACTTGGGAATCCGCTTTAAATTGGATTGTTATTTGTTGTCCGACTAAGCTTAGGTTTTTATCTTTTAAAATACGCCCACGTAGTAATTTACTAATGACCTCTGCCTGTTTCGCCCCGAGTTGAATAACATTGGACTGTTTGTTAAACCAACCTTTTTTCCCAATCTCCCAAGCGAGCTGGTCTACAAAAAGAAAACCCGTATTGGAGCCATCTTCCTCCATTCCGTGCTCAACTGCTGCGACAACTTCTTGATTTTGCAGGAGAGAATTACGTGTTAAATCCGTAATATAGCTTGGTATTTGCTCAATACCAGCCTCTAGCACCCCAAGTGTATTCCACGTCTGCATCGCTTCTAGCTCATCCTCTGAAATACCAACCATTTGAATAAACTCCATTTTTCCATTTGGTGTATTTATTTCAGCAAGCTGTGGATCATATGTGAAGGCGAGTGCGGTTAATTGCGTGTCAGCATCAAGACAGATGGGTCCATTTGCATCTAAATAATCCCCTGCTCTAAAAACATTGCCACTATTAAAGACATATCTGCCCATATTTTGCAGTAAATTTAAAGCCCAAGCAGGTGGCTCCTCTTCATTCTCGTTGCGTACTAAGCGAAATGTCAGCTCAAATCCATACCCACTATATTCTTGATTGTCAAATTCTTTTTCATATAATTCCGAGAAACCATATGTAACAAAATGCCAATGCGGAATCGGGGTTTCACTTTTATAGGCACTTATCCCATCTAAAGGATCTTGTCCTCCTAGCGAGTAGGGAATCATGGTTCCGTAATGCATTGGCTCCTGCTCACTATACACCTGTCTTAATGCCTGATCAATCGCATCCCAACCAACTGCTGTTAGTTCTTCACTCATCTATATATCCTCCTTGCTGATGATTCAATCGTTACACATACGTACCTCGTATTTATGATAGCAATTTTATGGTAGTACTTTAACAGGAATAGGACTTATTTTCAGCTTTCCAGCAATTAGGTGTATGGTCATCCTATATGAGGTAAATATTACTAATAAAAAATCAGCAGGCAATCTTCTATTTTACGAAAAAATAAAATGGAAGATTGCCTACCTGATTCAATATATTGATATTAATACGTAATGAAAGGCATTTATAGATTGGAGTATGTCTTCGTTAGCCATACAGCATAACTGGCTCACGAGTAGCTTGTAAATAGTCTGCTAGTTTTCCAGCAAACACTTTTTCTAAATATGGTAATTGTGCTAGGCAATGAGGCGTCATTAATGCTGGATTTTGATAGATTTTTAGACCACCCACTTTTAATAGCGTCGCTACAAATTGGGAACAAAAATAAGCACGCTCACGTCTCACTTCCTTTTGCATCACCACACCAAAAAGACCGATAAAATTATATTTATAGCGATCCCGATTCCAATACATATAGCGCACAATTTTCATCATCTCTAAATATTGATAATGGGATATCCGACAACGATAAATGACACAATCGGCAGACTCAAATAGGCCTCTTTCTGCATCCTCTCGTAAAAAGCCCCCACTTAACGGATTGTTTAATTGCCTTCGACCAAAGCTATACATCTCAGAAAGCCCCTCATCAAAGGCTATGGATGCATGATTCATCTCTTTGCCCGTATACATGCCTATCGCTTTCGATAGTAATGTCCCTGTTTTAGTTAATACTATGTAAATCGTATGTGCCATATCTTCACCTACTCCAATATTCTCTCTCCTACTACCAATACGTTTTAAATCTTCAAATGGTTTCGTGAATTTCCTTTTTTTAATAAGTATACACAACGAATCTTAAATATTTCCTTAGTAGAACCTGAAGTTTTTCTTAAGATTTAGTTTTATGGGGGTGTATTTAGAATTGAATAGGTACGTTGAAATCAAGATTTCTATGATTTTTTTACTACCTTTATTTATATGAATTTAATTGTATTCTTATGTGG
Encoded proteins:
- a CDS encoding DUF4259 domain-containing protein, whose product is MGAWGYKALESDEGLDVVGFLQDFMKHHKESSQITLWSIVQMMKNKGFFGDNFEDIDFFYDISAMALAELYCQYLDTGQIYGYESKNVQVHWTANEDSLTFILQYLKDIQDEKPDQHGGREMTELWRESESWLEWQSNLAYLIQRIEQEISCLQQ
- a CDS encoding DUF4274 domain-containing protein; its protein translation is MEWAKVCKTKDIERVREAVSKLDVNERDVRGRTPLMLFLTNRMPLEAIKLLLAQNIDLEVRDKLGDTALKKAVKFKQAEVLSLLLAEGVDLQAPEGITATAWYAARDHRGIADLLLDTPGAIRLTLQAAEQLQVESILYEESLDTMCHEISKVSSAVILHAIVNGYNWDDGPEPMLAALANPVCAPITMMDMFELMEGEYWLEQTEEELASSYWKRPWKEMAEILQEKLKFCDR
- a CDS encoding DUF6138 family protein encodes the protein MQQCVEHFLAAVWEQLTAVYQQESKRIMDLKEQSKLQAGVFHYLKVAWKKGKSPNGNIFIDVYEPFSWSDSAYRVEAGPYIQEFTKVNQIEELFSALCTKMETLFQSEQYGFRFFDYHFQVVLEFEHDGTMLSYQKKLLHDHKLALVKEQLATFIETKVMAELPIRPSDHDEFFFAQYLVNPHFFHQSASEIEPLICQLEVKHRANKERLDQWVYYYTMAFKHWAEKQFLPYYFEQTGDYIQEWVLKTEDMVQQLEQEKLNFFLYVALKIGQKEPATRLEYLELAKQLGSQQAVDYLQKGSGRFESMRKREMFQGQANDVLQTIDIRVIVEEEAAYREALHYIIQLLQEGFPKGYKLTFKSKVKNYLPVKKLAKSKLHQFFANCLEYPSLFPLVANYAQIAMEEFAWYQDVEPSEKSAMPGTYGVFGLGLYSKAYFPLVEHYMALVDTEHQSVQDAYAEAFQEVHGLSVEGMPVFVAILLGGSESAKPLKGMDIKGLDLLTALVQELEKKEDYQRAFVLYRIFGSSKKIAQRLKQEEAPMKNELQKLLQWMDL
- a CDS encoding suppressor of fused domain protein encodes the protein MSEELTAVGWDAIDQALRQVYSEQEPMHYGTMIPYSLGGQDPLDGISAYKSETPIPHWHFVTYGFSELYEKEFDNQEYSGYGFELTFRLVRNENEEEPPAWALNLLQNMGRYVFNSGNVFRAGDYLDANGPICLDADTQLTALAFTYDPQLAEINTPNGKMEFIQMVGISEDELEAMQTWNTLGVLEAGIEQIPSYITDLTRNSLLQNQEVVAAVEHGMEEDGSNTGFLFVDQLAWEIGKKGWFNKQSNVIQLGAKQAEVISKLLRGRILKDKNLSLVGQQITIQFKADSQVGYREDGQEITISLNRAAVEELSQKLVPQESQFTVSSLAGVSFQILKTHIKNQEGAVVKTIG